The Lacipirellula parvula genome window below encodes:
- a CDS encoding recombinase family protein, whose protein sequence is MKIIVYCRVSTRKQEASGLGLEAQQAAVVAYAQSNAATIASEFIEVETGKRADRPELARAIAACRRQRATLVIAKLDRLARNVAFVANLMEARVSFVCCDNPNATPLTIHILSAVAEDEAKRISQRTKDALARAKARGTVLGKPANLNGIARCKGTAANIQAAQRHASLALPLARKLRDAGETLAAIANRLTDDGILTRTGRAWSATSVMRLLA, encoded by the coding sequence ATGAAGATCATCGTCTATTGCCGTGTTAGTACCCGCAAGCAGGAAGCCTCAGGCCTCGGTCTGGAGGCTCAGCAAGCCGCTGTCGTTGCTTACGCTCAGTCCAACGCGGCAACCATCGCGTCAGAGTTCATCGAAGTAGAAACTGGCAAGCGAGCCGATCGACCCGAGCTGGCCCGAGCTATTGCCGCGTGTCGCCGCCAACGAGCGACGCTTGTGATTGCTAAGCTCGATCGACTGGCGAGAAACGTCGCGTTCGTGGCGAATCTGATGGAGGCACGTGTGTCCTTCGTCTGCTGCGACAATCCGAATGCTACGCCTTTAACGATTCATATCCTCAGCGCTGTGGCCGAAGACGAGGCCAAACGTATCAGCCAGCGGACCAAGGACGCGCTGGCCCGAGCTAAGGCCAGAGGAACAGTGCTCGGCAAACCTGCCAACCTGAATGGGATCGCACGGTGCAAGGGAACGGCGGCCAACATACAGGCAGCTCAAAGGCACGCAAGTCTAGCTCTACCTCTCGCACGTAAACTCCGTGACGCAGGTGAGACGCTCGCAGCGATTGCGAATCGATTGACGGATGATGGTATCCTCACACGCACAGGCAGAGCGTGGAGTGCGACGAGCGTGATGAGGTTGCTTGCGTGA
- a CDS encoding Crp/Fnr family transcriptional regulator: MAPDNQLLAALPGVARTRLTDTARTLKLAHGEILQQPGAEILKAYFPLDCLISVTITMMELQTVEVAIVGSREMVGLNAFMGGHETTQTMYICQLAGTAIVIDAQRLLAEFDNDKAVRNIMLKYTEAYIAQLSQNVACNRLHTIEQRLARWLLECRDRMQSDDFEITHEFIAEMLGVRRAGITEASAGLQQRGLIHRGRRSMRIINAAGLKSASCECFRTIQRQYNNLLGPLGG, from the coding sequence ATGGCCCCAGACAATCAATTGCTGGCCGCTTTGCCCGGCGTCGCTCGTACTCGACTGACAGATACCGCGCGTACGTTAAAACTTGCGCACGGTGAGATTCTCCAACAGCCTGGCGCAGAGATACTAAAGGCTTACTTCCCGTTGGATTGCCTGATATCCGTCACTATAACGATGATGGAGTTGCAGACGGTCGAGGTGGCAATCGTCGGAAGCCGGGAAATGGTGGGACTCAACGCCTTCATGGGAGGACATGAGACCACTCAGACGATGTACATCTGCCAACTCGCGGGAACTGCCATTGTCATCGACGCCCAGCGTCTGCTGGCAGAGTTTGACAATGACAAAGCGGTGCGGAATATCATGCTCAAATACACTGAGGCTTATATCGCCCAGCTCTCGCAGAACGTGGCGTGTAATCGCCTCCACACCATCGAACAGCGATTGGCGCGTTGGCTGCTGGAGTGTCGCGATCGCATGCAGTCAGATGACTTTGAAATAACGCACGAGTTCATCGCTGAGATGCTGGGCGTTCGGCGAGCGGGAATCACTGAAGCGTCCGCAGGGTTGCAGCAACGCGGACTGATCCACCGCGGCCGTAGGAGTATGCGGATCATCAACGCTGCTGGCCTGAAATCCGCGTCATGCGAGTGTTTTCGCACGATCCAACGGCAATATAACAACTTACTCGGGCCGTTGGGGGGCTAA
- a CDS encoding STAS/SEC14 domain-containing protein — MIKHQLMTAEGILILTPSGPLELNDFSILAREVETYIAMHGSLAGLMIHAESFPGWASLDSFVAHIRFIEDHHQKVRRLALVSDSEFLTGMSKLIAQLVHPEVKHFSESEYDNAMRWLKSGA; from the coding sequence ATGATCAAGCATCAGTTGATGACAGCCGAGGGCATTTTAATTCTCACTCCGTCGGGCCCGCTCGAATTAAATGATTTTTCAATCCTCGCCCGCGAAGTCGAAACGTACATCGCGATGCATGGCTCACTAGCCGGTCTGATGATCCACGCGGAAAGTTTTCCGGGTTGGGCCAGCCTTGATTCATTTGTCGCACACATCCGCTTTATTGAGGACCATCATCAAAAGGTCCGGAGGCTCGCTCTCGTCAGCGATAGCGAATTCTTAACCGGCATGTCGAAGCTCATTGCCCAACTCGTGCATCCCGAAGTCAAGCACTTTTCGGAATCCGAGTACGACAATGCGATGCGTTGGCTCAAGAGTGGCGCCTGA
- a CDS encoding ROK family protein, whose amino-acid sequence MKILVVDIGGNQVKILATGEQAPRSFASGPLMTANQMVAGVLQAAEGWKYEAVSIGYPGVISQGKPVSEPHNLGEGWVGFDFQAAFQRPVKVINDAAMQAIGDYQGGKMLFLGLGTGLGSAMIVNGIVEPMELGRLPYESTTYEDYLGIRGYERLGDENWQHYVRDIVPRLVDALEPDDVVLGGGNVHKLKKLPPGCRAGDSNGAFIGGFRLW is encoded by the coding sequence ATGAAAATTCTGGTCGTCGATATAGGCGGAAATCAGGTGAAGATACTTGCCACGGGAGAGCAGGCGCCGCGATCGTTTGCCTCTGGCCCCTTAATGACCGCTAATCAAATGGTCGCTGGCGTATTGCAAGCAGCCGAGGGTTGGAAGTACGAGGCAGTATCAATCGGCTACCCCGGTGTCATAAGCCAAGGAAAGCCTGTTTCAGAGCCGCATAATCTCGGCGAAGGGTGGGTCGGCTTCGACTTTCAAGCCGCATTCCAGCGTCCTGTCAAAGTGATTAATGACGCGGCCATGCAAGCGATCGGCGATTACCAGGGCGGCAAGATGCTCTTCCTGGGATTAGGAACAGGCCTCGGCTCCGCCATGATCGTGAACGGCATCGTTGAACCAATGGAGCTAGGCCGCCTTCCGTATGAATCAACAACGTACGAAGACTACTTAGGCATCCGCGGATACGAACGTCTAGGAGATGAGAATTGGCAACATTATGTACGGGACATAGTACCTCGGCTCGTCGACGCACTTGAACCAGATGACGTGGTGCTCGGAGGCGGCAACGTCCATAAGCTAAAAAAGCTTCCACCAGGTTGCCGGGCTGGCGACAGCAATGGCGCATTTATTGGCGGCTTTCGATTATGGTAG
- a CDS encoding general stress protein, with the protein MVLRNPEQPEQIAASDAETAVAVFRSHERAEEAVRELQRSGFDMKKLSIIGKDYATDEHVVGYYNVGNRMKAWGAMGAFWGGIWGMLLGWAFLIIPGLGPVLIAGPLVGWIVAGLEGAVVVGGLSALGAALVSIGIPKDSVLQYELDLKAGRYLLIVHGTPNEVASARSRLRKSELKVHAEPIAVMG; encoded by the coding sequence ATGGTCCTTCGAAATCCAGAACAGCCAGAACAGATCGCAGCTTCTGATGCGGAAACGGCCGTAGCCGTGTTCCGCTCGCACGAAAGAGCGGAAGAAGCGGTTCGCGAACTTCAGAGAAGCGGCTTCGACATGAAGAAGCTCTCGATCATCGGCAAAGATTATGCCACGGATGAGCATGTCGTCGGCTACTACAACGTAGGCAATCGCATGAAAGCCTGGGGGGCGATGGGCGCATTCTGGGGAGGGATCTGGGGAATGCTTCTCGGTTGGGCCTTTTTGATCATTCCCGGCCTAGGGCCGGTGCTGATCGCAGGACCGTTAGTCGGTTGGATCGTTGCCGGTTTGGAGGGCGCCGTGGTCGTCGGGGGCTTGAGCGCTCTAGGAGCTGCGCTCGTCAGCATAGGGATTCCGAAGGATAGCGTCCTGCAATACGAGTTGGACCTCAAGGCCGGCAGGTACCTCTTGATCGTCCACGGCACTCCGAACGAGGTGGCGTCAGCCAGGAGTCGCCTCAGGAAATCGGAACTCAAAGTCCATGCTGAACCCATCGCTGTTATGGGCTAG
- a CDS encoding response regulator — protein sequence MTCSLLVVDDEPDLLFAMTQLLHRRGYRVAGASTPQQALAVISRREIQIALLDLSLTGMDGIELMRRMKRMQPDLQVIILSGYDYPLWRAREEGAFGVITKPCVLALLEGMITHACERGVDEYLPFDSPYSAKVECAQ from the coding sequence ATGACCTGTTCATTGTTAGTTGTGGATGACGAACCTGATCTGCTATTCGCGATGACGCAACTTCTTCATCGACGAGGCTACCGAGTCGCGGGGGCGTCTACTCCGCAACAAGCTCTAGCCGTCATCAGTCGGCGCGAGATTCAAATCGCCTTGCTCGATCTGAGTCTCACGGGAATGGATGGCATCGAATTGATGCGGCGGATGAAACGAATGCAGCCTGACCTCCAGGTCATTATTCTCTCAGGCTATGACTATCCCTTGTGGAGAGCCAGAGAAGAAGGGGCGTTCGGAGTTATCACGAAGCCATGCGTACTGGCCCTGTTAGAAGGGATGATCACCCACGCATGTGAGCGAGGCGTTGACGAGTATCTGCCTTTCGATTCGCCATATTCGGCGAAGGTAGAGTGCGCACAATAA
- a CDS encoding BON domain-containing protein, whose product MRYINCEWNHSMRCDSQLRQDVRDELDWDPSVRADRIGVASIGGVVKLTGDSPTYAENMAAERLAKSIAGVMGVINDLEVRLSQVDWRSDREISGAAADAIRWRASLLVGNVQAAVRSGWITLKGCVDWQFQRREAHQAVCNLIGVQGIINRIELHLLPHSTDIKEKIEAAFRRRAWLADDHVRVGAESGAITLQGDVDSWSESSEAERIAWGAAGVTWVDNELNIGAASYG is encoded by the coding sequence ATGCGTTATATCAATTGTGAATGGAATCACTCGATGCGTTGCGATTCACAGCTGCGCCAGGATGTGAGGGACGAATTGGATTGGGACCCGAGCGTACGCGCTGATCGCATTGGCGTCGCGTCTATCGGCGGCGTGGTAAAGCTGACGGGAGATTCGCCAACGTACGCAGAGAATATGGCGGCCGAGCGTCTTGCAAAATCGATAGCTGGAGTCATGGGAGTCATTAATGACCTTGAGGTGCGACTGTCGCAGGTAGATTGGCGAAGCGACCGAGAAATCTCTGGCGCCGCGGCAGATGCGATTAGATGGCGAGCTTCGCTACTTGTCGGCAACGTTCAAGCGGCAGTTCGCAGCGGCTGGATCACCTTGAAAGGATGCGTTGATTGGCAGTTCCAGCGGCGGGAAGCTCATCAAGCGGTGTGCAACCTAATCGGCGTGCAAGGAATTATCAATCGCATCGAGCTTCACCTTCTTCCTCATTCGACGGATATCAAAGAGAAGATTGAAGCCGCCTTCCGGAGAAGGGCATGGTTAGCGGACGATCATGTGCGCGTGGGCGCTGAAAGCGGCGCAATCACACTTCAAGGCGATGTTGATTCTTGGTCGGAGTCTAGCGAGGCGGAGCGAATCGCCTGGGGAGCGGCGGGAGTAACTTGGGTCGACAATGAGTTGAACATCGGCGCTGCGAGCTACGGATGA
- a CDS encoding DUF2294 domain-containing protein — MTRPITKGCSTVPPSELSAAEQIAQLAKAMQQQRTGYAPKAVTVVMGEDTLVVTLLDALSPAEKTLAQTPEGMAQVQEYHRRLFASSDDEMRREIARITGREVREAAAEVDTSTGTVIHAFTSGAMVQVYLLAPPVAGNEVQTPAN; from the coding sequence ATGACGCGGCCAATAACCAAGGGATGCTCCACCGTGCCCCCGTCCGAATTATCAGCTGCAGAACAGATCGCGCAACTAGCCAAGGCCATGCAACAGCAGCGTACCGGCTACGCTCCCAAGGCTGTTACCGTCGTGATGGGAGAGGACACGCTCGTGGTGACGCTACTCGACGCGCTGTCGCCGGCGGAGAAGACATTGGCGCAAACTCCAGAGGGAATGGCGCAGGTGCAGGAGTATCACCGCAGGCTATTCGCGAGCAGTGACGACGAAATGCGACGCGAAATTGCCCGTATCACGGGGCGAGAAGTGCGCGAGGCAGCCGCCGAGGTCGATACGTCAACGGGAACCGTGATTCATGCATTTACGTCGGGTGCGATGGTGCAAGTCTACTTGCTTGCTCCGCCGGTCGCTGGCAACGAAGTACAAACTCCTGCGAATTGA
- a CDS encoding DUF2294 domain-containing protein, whose product MKSIGEIEAGICEGISRFELEYMGRGPKDIRAHLLGDVVIVRLQGVLTAAEQHLVASLPAEKGRDLLKQVRTHLIETARPVMEAMIETVTEVKVVSLHHDISTKTAEEILVFTLVTAPECRESKKR is encoded by the coding sequence ATGAAATCGATCGGAGAAATCGAAGCAGGGATTTGCGAAGGAATCTCGCGTTTTGAACTGGAATACATGGGGCGTGGCCCGAAGGACATTCGCGCACATCTATTGGGAGATGTCGTTATCGTTCGACTTCAAGGCGTACTAACCGCTGCGGAGCAGCATCTGGTGGCATCGCTTCCTGCTGAGAAAGGACGGGACCTGCTGAAGCAGGTCCGCACACACTTAATCGAGACTGCGCGACCAGTGATGGAGGCGATGATTGAGACAGTGACTGAAGTGAAAGTGGTGTCTTTGCACCACGATATCAGCACAAAGACGGCTGAGGAGATTCTCGTTTTCACCCTCGTCACTGCTCCTGAATGCCGCGAATCGAAGAAGCGATAG
- a CDS encoding DUF4142 domain-containing protein, with amino-acid sequence MRITAIAVLGSLLCFAGALKATAADETGHEGLSHEIAACMLLGNQEEVALAQFAEQHADHAQVKEFAKALAAAHTSAIASIKKAVPEVADLQLTANKGGKATAAHQHQALALLQQVKSECLALTEKELSEYKGNEFDQAFIGQQVGAHIGMLAHLRGSKNFASPELQKVISEAEKTTEAHMAEAKKIMSQLRANAATTARVGQRPAARAR; translated from the coding sequence ATGAGAATCACAGCCATAGCGGTATTGGGATCGTTACTATGCTTCGCAGGCGCATTGAAGGCGACGGCAGCTGACGAGACGGGACATGAGGGCCTAAGTCACGAGATTGCGGCGTGCATGCTGCTTGGAAATCAGGAAGAAGTCGCGCTCGCCCAGTTCGCGGAGCAGCATGCCGATCATGCTCAAGTGAAGGAGTTTGCCAAGGCATTGGCCGCCGCGCATACCAGTGCGATTGCGAGCATCAAGAAGGCGGTTCCTGAGGTTGCAGATCTGCAGCTCACGGCCAATAAGGGCGGCAAGGCGACGGCGGCGCATCAACATCAGGCCCTCGCACTATTGCAGCAAGTCAAGAGCGAATGCCTAGCTCTTACTGAGAAGGAACTCAGCGAATACAAGGGCAATGAGTTTGACCAGGCCTTTATCGGCCAGCAAGTTGGGGCTCATATTGGCATGCTCGCCCACCTGCGGGGTAGCAAGAACTTTGCTTCGCCTGAACTCCAGAAGGTGATCTCGGAGGCCGAGAAGACGACCGAGGCTCACATGGCCGAAGCAAAAAAGATCATGAGTCAGCTTAGAGCGAATGCGGCGACTACGGCTCGCGTGGGTCAGCGTCCCGCAGCGCGGGCACGTTAG
- a CDS encoding BON domain-containing protein: protein MKTDSQLKRDVIDELEWEPSIESSHIGVAASQGVIALTGTVSRYEEKTEAEKLAKSIAGVKAVANDLEVRLPGASERNDPEIAAAALNALKWSTSVPNDKVQVTVRDGWVTLDGALDWQYQRQAAQEAVCCLIGVKGVTNNTTIESKLKPKAADVKSKIEAAFKRKAEIDAGHVRVDTTGGLVKLKGNVDNWSEFTEAERIAWAAPGVVAVDNELTVGAGNV, encoded by the coding sequence ATGAAGACCGACTCTCAACTGAAACGCGACGTAATCGATGAATTGGAATGGGAACCAAGCATCGAATCGTCGCACATCGGAGTCGCCGCCAGCCAAGGGGTGATCGCACTGACAGGCACGGTTTCGCGTTATGAGGAGAAGACGGAAGCAGAAAAACTCGCCAAGTCGATTGCTGGCGTCAAGGCGGTCGCCAATGACCTAGAGGTGAGGCTTCCGGGGGCAAGTGAACGTAACGACCCGGAGATTGCGGCCGCAGCGCTAAATGCTCTTAAGTGGAGCACCTCAGTTCCCAACGACAAAGTGCAAGTCACGGTCCGAGATGGATGGGTTACGCTCGACGGAGCCCTTGATTGGCAGTATCAGCGGCAAGCCGCGCAAGAAGCCGTGTGCTGCCTGATTGGGGTCAAGGGCGTCACTAATAACACGACAATCGAAAGCAAGCTGAAACCCAAGGCCGCTGACGTAAAGAGCAAGATTGAAGCGGCCTTCAAACGCAAGGCAGAGATCGACGCCGGGCACGTTCGCGTCGATACGACCGGCGGCCTCGTGAAGCTCAAAGGCAACGTCGACAACTGGTCGGAGTTCACCGAAGCGGAGCGAATCGCTTGGGCCGCCCCTGGCGTCGTTGCAGTCGACAATGAACTGACAGTAGGGGCGGGCAACGTTTAG
- a CDS encoding Hsp20/alpha crystallin family protein, translated as MTTAISKREPRAVKAWEPMQAVREEFEGLWNQLIGERAPGWFAMQMAPALDLTETAKTVEVRMDLPGFTTDEINVQLNNNVLTISGAREEEQKEDVATFHRIERRSGSFSRSVALPTHVVEEKVDAKFRNGVLAVTLQKCADEKCRKIKVHE; from the coding sequence ATGACAACTGCAATTTCGAAGAGAGAGCCTCGCGCGGTGAAAGCATGGGAGCCGATGCAGGCTGTACGCGAAGAGTTCGAAGGGCTATGGAACCAACTTATAGGCGAACGCGCCCCCGGATGGTTCGCCATGCAAATGGCGCCCGCGCTTGATCTTACCGAGACGGCAAAGACCGTCGAGGTGCGAATGGATTTGCCCGGATTTACGACCGATGAGATCAACGTCCAGCTGAACAACAATGTCCTCACCATCAGCGGCGCCCGCGAAGAAGAACAGAAAGAAGATGTGGCGACGTTCCATCGCATCGAGCGCCGCAGCGGCAGTTTCTCCCGATCCGTCGCACTACCGACTCACGTCGTCGAGGAGAAGGTCGACGCCAAGTTCCGAAACGGCGTCCTCGCCGTCACGCTGCAGAAGTGCGCCGATGAAAAGTGTCGCAAGATCAAGGTACATGAGTAG
- a CDS encoding universal stress protein encodes MRDFHDCQIIAPVDFSEESDRSLRTAIELSGDSTHVTVVHVMAPFVFAEPLIIGDAMSDEANRHELLTALKARYADSIYHGVNLRVITGNPGIEIVRIAADLKAGLIVMPSHGWTGLKHLLLGSVAERVVRTANCPVLILRK; translated from the coding sequence ATGAGGGATTTTCATGACTGTCAGATCATTGCACCTGTCGATTTCTCCGAAGAATCAGACAGGAGCCTGAGAACAGCGATTGAACTCTCGGGCGATTCGACTCACGTCACCGTCGTTCACGTGATGGCGCCTTTTGTGTTTGCCGAGCCGCTCATCATCGGCGATGCGATGAGCGATGAGGCAAATCGCCACGAACTGCTAACTGCATTAAAAGCGAGGTACGCGGACTCCATATATCACGGCGTCAACCTGAGAGTGATTACGGGAAATCCTGGAATCGAGATTGTCCGAATCGCGGCGGACCTAAAAGCAGGGCTGATCGTCATGCCGTCGCATGGCTGGACCGGGCTCAAGCATCTCCTGTTGGGTTCGGTCGCCGAACGAGTGGTTCGTACCGCGAATTGCCCGGTGCTGATACTGCGAAAGTGA
- a CDS encoding DUF1003 domain-containing protein, whose translation MNHPSLKKCVACGLSKPTSHMMPGDLVRAPIAALITADHPQWSTDQYICLDDLNRYRATQIEKSLTAERGELSALEQEVVDSLREHELLTENVDEEFAGQRTLGDRLSDQLAAFGGSWTFLIVFAAGMATWIGVNAVVLRNEAFDAYPFILLNLVLSFIAAIQAPVIMMSQNRQEARDRMRAEHDYRINLKAELEIRHLHVKLDELMSHQWERMMEIQQMEVELMTEICSKNKR comes from the coding sequence ATGAATCATCCCTCGCTCAAGAAATGCGTCGCCTGCGGTCTTTCAAAACCAACTTCGCATATGATGCCAGGAGATCTCGTTAGAGCCCCCATCGCAGCCCTCATTACGGCCGACCATCCGCAATGGAGCACGGATCAGTATATCTGCCTGGACGACCTGAATCGCTATCGCGCGACTCAAATCGAGAAATCGCTGACGGCAGAACGGGGCGAATTGTCAGCGCTGGAGCAGGAGGTGGTCGATAGCCTGCGTGAGCATGAACTGCTTACAGAGAACGTCGATGAAGAGTTTGCAGGACAGCGAACGCTCGGCGACAGGCTTTCCGATCAGCTCGCTGCCTTCGGAGGCAGCTGGACGTTTCTGATTGTATTTGCAGCCGGCATGGCCACGTGGATCGGCGTCAATGCCGTTGTCCTTCGCAACGAGGCGTTTGACGCTTACCCTTTTATCCTCCTTAACCTTGTTCTCTCCTTCATCGCCGCGATCCAGGCTCCGGTGATTATGATGAGCCAAAACCGCCAAGAGGCGAGAGATCGGATGCGTGCTGAACACGACTACCGCATCAATCTCAAAGCGGAACTCGAAATTCGCCATCTTCACGTGAAACTGGATGAACTGATGTCTCACCAATGGGAGCGAATGATGGAGATCCAGCAGATGGAGGTCGAACTGATGACGGAGATCTGCAGCAAGAACAAGCGATGA
- the mgtA gene encoding magnesium-translocating P-type ATPase has product MNDNPQDTAFWASTVDQQMLWLQSTRYGLSALVAEDRYRSQIARRPVRKRHRRLRLFLSQFKSPITLLLIGTATLSILLHDHVDALIVLIIVFAGAFLGFWQEWGAAGALEKLLALVSTKSVVLRDSRRIEIPTDQVVPGDVVELSAGTTIPGDCLLIECSELHVDEATLTGESFPVEKRAGVVPADALLSQRSNTLLAGTHVVSGFAQALVIQNGSATEFGRISQRLELRPPETEFERGIRHLGNLLLEVTMALLVVIFAANVLFKRDVLEALMFALALAVGLTPQLLPAIISVNLAQGARQMAKLKVIVKRLSSIENFGSMNVLCSDKTGTLTTGIISVHSALDPAGTPCDATLRAAAINAWLQAGFANPIDEAIRKQQTLDATYRKVDEFPYDFIRKRLSVLVESDGEYLLISKGAVDNVLSACSSVKLSDESCGELSTYEGAVHRQYCELSAQGFRTLGIAECRYGASLPGGERTNQMEREMTFLGFLVLQDPPKEGIADTISQINGLGITLKMVTGDNSHVAEHVAKQVGLATSSILTGGDLRQLSDEALLSRVRDTDVFAEIEPNQKERIILALQKAGEVVGYLGDGINDATALHAADVGISVDQAVDVAKEAADIVLLERDLNVLVQGVRAGRETFANTLKYVFMATSANFGNMFSMAGASLFLPFLPLLPKQILLLNLMTDFPEMAIANDRVDDELLAVPRRWDIAFIRRFMIVFGPLSSLFDFVTFCVLLKMGGNKELFRTAWFFESLISACLVVVVVRTRRPFWKSQPGRLLSLANALMISAAFILPFLAWTGTLGFVPLPPTLIVVLMTIVAAYVGSVEVAKRWFYRSAINANS; this is encoded by the coding sequence ATGAACGATAATCCGCAAGACACAGCTTTCTGGGCTTCGACAGTTGATCAGCAGATGCTGTGGCTGCAAAGCACTCGCTACGGGCTTTCGGCACTCGTTGCAGAGGATCGCTATCGATCACAAATAGCGCGACGACCCGTGCGGAAGAGACATCGGCGCCTGAGGCTGTTTCTTTCACAATTTAAGAGCCCCATCACACTTCTTTTGATTGGAACAGCGACGCTTTCGATCCTCTTGCATGATCATGTTGACGCCCTCATCGTCTTGATAATTGTTTTTGCAGGAGCCTTTTTAGGTTTCTGGCAAGAGTGGGGGGCGGCCGGCGCGTTGGAGAAACTCTTAGCGCTCGTGTCGACGAAAAGCGTTGTTCTCAGAGACAGCCGACGAATCGAGATTCCGACCGATCAGGTCGTGCCAGGAGACGTGGTTGAATTGTCGGCCGGGACGACGATTCCTGGTGACTGTCTGCTCATCGAATGCAGTGAACTGCATGTCGACGAAGCGACCCTCACCGGCGAATCGTTTCCTGTAGAGAAGCGGGCCGGAGTTGTTCCCGCCGATGCCTTACTTTCTCAGCGAAGCAATACGCTCTTAGCGGGAACCCATGTGGTTAGCGGGTTTGCTCAGGCGCTGGTGATCCAGAACGGATCTGCCACCGAGTTCGGCCGCATCTCTCAACGGCTTGAACTTCGTCCTCCCGAGACGGAGTTCGAGCGAGGCATTCGTCATCTTGGAAATCTACTTCTTGAAGTCACGATGGCATTACTCGTCGTGATTTTCGCCGCCAATGTTTTGTTCAAGCGCGACGTACTCGAAGCATTGATGTTCGCCTTAGCGCTCGCTGTCGGGCTCACGCCCCAGTTGCTCCCGGCGATCATCAGCGTCAATCTCGCACAAGGCGCTCGACAAATGGCCAAGCTCAAAGTGATTGTCAAGCGATTATCGTCCATCGAGAACTTCGGCAGCATGAACGTACTTTGCAGCGACAAGACAGGAACGTTGACGACGGGAATTATTAGCGTCCACTCAGCGCTAGATCCTGCCGGAACCCCCTGCGACGCCACTCTTCGCGCTGCTGCCATCAATGCATGGCTGCAGGCCGGCTTCGCCAACCCAATCGATGAAGCCATCCGCAAGCAACAGACTCTCGACGCCACTTACCGAAAAGTTGACGAGTTCCCGTACGACTTTATTCGTAAGCGGCTCAGCGTTCTCGTAGAGTCTGACGGGGAATACTTGCTCATTAGCAAAGGCGCAGTTGATAACGTGCTTAGCGCCTGTTCGAGCGTGAAGCTGAGCGATGAGTCGTGCGGTGAACTGTCGACTTACGAGGGGGCCGTCCACCGTCAGTATTGTGAATTGAGCGCACAGGGCTTTCGCACGTTGGGCATCGCCGAATGCCGCTATGGCGCGAGTTTGCCTGGCGGCGAGCGGACCAACCAGATGGAACGCGAGATGACCTTTCTGGGGTTTCTGGTGCTACAGGATCCACCCAAGGAAGGGATCGCGGATACGATCTCTCAAATCAATGGGCTAGGGATCACACTTAAGATGGTCACTGGCGACAATTCCCACGTGGCGGAACATGTTGCGAAGCAGGTGGGGCTCGCCACGTCGTCCATACTGACCGGCGGCGATCTACGCCAACTTAGCGACGAAGCACTGTTGAGTCGTGTTCGCGACACGGATGTCTTCGCAGAAATTGAGCCAAATCAGAAGGAGCGAATCATTCTGGCGCTTCAGAAGGCCGGTGAAGTCGTCGGTTATTTGGGGGATGGGATCAATGATGCGACCGCCTTGCATGCCGCGGACGTTGGCATTTCGGTAGATCAGGCGGTCGATGTCGCCAAGGAAGCGGCCGACATCGTCCTCCTAGAACGCGACCTAAATGTATTGGTGCAGGGAGTCCGTGCGGGGCGAGAGACATTCGCCAATACGCTGAAGTACGTCTTCATGGCAACGAGCGCCAACTTCGGCAACATGTTCAGTATGGCCGGAGCATCGCTGTTCCTGCCATTTCTACCGCTCTTGCCCAAACAGATTCTGCTGCTGAATCTGATGACCGACTTTCCCGAAATGGCGATTGCCAACGACCGCGTGGACGATGAGCTTCTTGCCGTTCCCCGTCGCTGGGATATCGCGTTTATCCGGAGATTCATGATTGTCTTCGGACCGCTAAGCTCTCTCTTCGATTTCGTGACGTTTTGCGTTCTATTGAAGATGGGCGGTAACAAAGAACTGTTTCGTACGGCGTGGTTCTTTGAATCACTCATCTCCGCATGCCTTGTCGTTGTAGTCGTACGCACGCGGCGTCCATTCTGGAAAAGCCAACCTGGTCGGCTCTTGTCGTTGGCCAATGCGTTGATGATCAGTGCCGCTTTCATCTTGCCATTCTTGGCGTGGACAGGCACGCTAGGCTTCGTGCCGCTTCCGCCCACTCTCATTGTTGTGCTAATGACAATTGTTGCTGCCTATGTCGGCTCAGTTGAAGTTGCCAAACGCTGGTTCTATCGCTCGGCAATCAACGCCAACAGTTAG